The DNA region ACAGGAAAAACATCTCAGAGGAAGAACGGAAGAAGAAATCATCAATTTGATTTTGGAAGGAATCGAAGAATCCGGAAGAGATATCACTTACGAAATCATACCTAAAGAAACCGAAGCTATTAAACATGCCATCAATAGTGCCGATGAAGGAACTTTTATCACCGCATTAAGCGATGTCGTAACCAATGCCATCGAAATTGTCCAGCAATATCTCGATAAAGAAAATGAGGATGGACTAATTTAAATCATAAAAAGCTGTTTAGTGAAAATTCATTAAACAGCTTTCTTTTTTATAATTATTTTAATTAATTAGTATATTTACATCCACATACCTAACTAATCCCTAAAATAATTATGAATAAAACTACATTACTGTTCTTTTTATTAAGTTTTTCTATCTATGCTCAAGATTCAGATTGGAGTTGGGCCAAGGGTTATGAAAATTTAAATGCCGGTACTATTACCGGTTCTTTTATGGACAATCAGAAAAACATCTACCAAATTGGATCCTTCAGTTCTACTTCAGTAACAATCGGAGAAACCGTGATTGCAAATTCCAGCGAGGCACCAGTCAATCCAAACGTGAAATATATGGATGCGTATATCTCTAAACACGATTCTGAAGGAAACCTTTTATTTGTCAAGCATTTTACCGGATCAAAATTTGAAAACCTGACTTCTATCGCTTACGACAACAATAACAGTTTTTATGTTACCGGACATTATAACGGTAACATAACGATTGGCAATAGTACTTACGAAGCCACAGACAATATGACCAAGAGTTTTCTCGCAAAATTAGACTTAAACGGCAATGTTATCTGGAGCAAGCCGCTTAATTTTAGTGGGAGTACACTCCTAAAATTCAAAGACAATAATCTATATATGGCAGGAATCCATTCCGGCGACACCTATTCGATTGACAATCTTACGACTCCAAGTGTTGGATATACGGCAGTAGTCAACAATATGGACAAAATATTTGTTGCCAAACTCGATTTATCCGGAAATGCAATTTGGTTAAAATCGTCTACTTATACAGGAACTGCTTCAATTAGCGACTTTCATAGATTAGGCACACAGATAAAAGGATTAGCAATAGACAATTTAGGTAATGTATATGTTGCAGGAGTTATTTTTTCACGCTCGTCAACTTTTGGTTCTATTACTATTACGAAAACAGTAACCAATAACAATTCAAATTTATTTATAACCAAATATGACAATGCGGGCAATGTAGCCTGGGCCAATACG from Flavobacterium lindanitolerans includes:
- a CDS encoding T9SS type A sorting domain-containing protein, encoding MNKTTLLFFLLSFSIYAQDSDWSWAKGYENLNAGTITGSFMDNQKNIYQIGSFSSTSVTIGETVIANSSEAPVNPNVKYMDAYISKHDSEGNLLFVKHFTGSKFENLTSIAYDNNNSFYVTGHYNGNITIGNSTYEATDNMTKSFLAKLDLNGNVIWSKPLNFSGSTLLKFKDNNLYMAGIHSGDTYSIDNLTTPSVGYTAVVNNMDKIFVAKLDLSGNAIWLKSSTYTGTASISDFHRLGTQIKGLAIDNLGNVYVAGVIFSRSSTFGSITITKTVTNNNSNLFITKYDNAGNVAWANTAPTNSSANSVVSDLATDSNNNIYLLGYIYSSATNFGGVSLNFPSNYGSFLVKYATNGSVLWAKSGKLATDAQPSTGLGYNFFDRMYIDSTNNVYVTGVFANYINFGNNITFQTNNWTPNLFSIKYDSSGNASDYYKITEAIISRYPIILDITGDVFYYSGQVSDSNFVLGNTTISNPTTNPFTFIAKRDKRLSIEEHSGNNFTIYPNPSQEQIYVSGLDSAENKIFSVFDMTGKKIKSLEFTNNDTIAIDVKDLASGTYVLKIENGTIQKNIKFVKN